The Chryseobacterium geocarposphaerae genome window below encodes:
- a CDS encoding efflux RND transporter periplasmic adaptor subunit, whose protein sequence is MKNYIIPVMITLSVLSCSKKEETVKQQAKKGFELSNTMLQSISLAKVEKRYIEDDYNFYGKISADKNSYIDVYPLVGGNVLSVNAELGDHVTKGQVLATIRSTELAEVQKDVSDAKTDLVVAQNNLRVAKEMYEGKLNTERDVLEAKSQLQKAQDQLQRASAVSTVYNVKKGNIYSVLAPISGYIVQKNINKDMQLRSDRSDNIFDVANTTNVWAIMNVNESDIDKISLGMKAQVSTLSYPDKVFDGKIDKIFKIIDPETNAMQARVVLDNQNGLLIPESKATIKVTSSESSMALTVPSKAVIFDDNRSFVVVYKSRTDVKVKEVKVLKQVGDITYISEGLSEGEQVITNNQLLIYRSLNS, encoded by the coding sequence ATGAAAAATTATATAATTCCGGTAATGATAACTTTATCAGTTTTATCTTGCTCCAAAAAAGAGGAAACGGTAAAGCAACAGGCGAAAAAAGGTTTTGAACTGAGCAATACCATGCTTCAATCGATTTCTTTAGCTAAAGTTGAAAAAAGATATATAGAAGACGACTATAATTTCTACGGAAAAATCTCGGCAGACAAAAACAGCTATATCGATGTTTATCCCTTGGTTGGAGGAAATGTTTTGAGTGTAAATGCTGAATTGGGAGATCACGTGACGAAAGGCCAGGTTCTGGCGACGATCAGAAGTACAGAGTTGGCAGAAGTTCAGAAAGATGTAAGCGATGCCAAAACCGATTTGGTAGTGGCACAGAATAACCTTCGAGTCGCTAAAGAAATGTATGAAGGAAAACTGAATACCGAGAGAGATGTGCTGGAAGCAAAAAGCCAGCTCCAAAAAGCACAGGACCAGTTGCAGAGAGCAAGCGCAGTAAGTACGGTTTATAATGTGAAGAAAGGGAATATTTATAGTGTTCTTGCTCCGATCAGCGGATATATCGTTCAGAAAAATATTAACAAAGATATGCAGCTGCGAAGCGACAGAAGTGATAATATTTTCGATGTGGCAAATACCACCAATGTTTGGGCAATCATGAACGTTAACGAATCGGATATTGATAAAATCAGCCTAGGAATGAAAGCGCAGGTTTCCACATTATCTTATCCGGATAAAGTTTTTGACGGAAAAATTGATAAGATTTTCAAGATCATCGATCCTGAAACCAATGCAATGCAGGCCAGAGTAGTTTTGGATAATCAAAACGGATTATTGATTCCTGAAAGCAAGGCGACAATAAAAGTCACAAGCTCAGAAAGCAGCATGGCGCTTACTGTCCCTTCAAAAGCAGTGATTTTTGATGATAACAGAAGCTTTGTAGTGGTCTATAAATCCAGAACTGATGTTAAGGTTAAAGAAGTAAAAGTTCTGAAGCAGGTGGGAGATATTACTTATATTTCTGAAGGTCTGTCTGAAGGAGAACAGGTAATCACCAACAATCAACTGTTGATTTACCGCTCTTTGAATAGTTGA
- a CDS encoding TolC family protein codes for MNKFAGLFIVISSFMAAQQKMSLQDCEKAFQENNLQLLAEQYNINMADADILQAKIWELPQLSGQINAYNPEDRKVFDVGRAKGAQVTQLIYMGGKKKNEIAFAKSNKELAQLQFSQLLVDLRSQLRSTYFDLYYEQLKLENTNRQLGYMNDLLAAYKVQSAKGNVSLKDEVRLQSIVIQLNNDKVGINKNILEFEQILKILTGITDDIEPELSDSEAKDILAAQPFGDETELQKKALENNADYQYNLKLIDNGKLYAQWQKSLNVPDLNLGAGWDQNGGTFKNEVNLLVGIPLPLWKSNKGNVEKANFAIQQNQRNADFQKLNLETKVQAAYKTWKSQYDQLAQIKSDDLNNMELVYNGMLNNFRKGNVSLIEFTDFMDSYRETALQIYDMKNGIMQSVEQLNQLVQTKIFY; via the coding sequence ATGAACAAATTTGCAGGACTGTTCATCGTCATTTCCTCATTCATGGCGGCACAACAGAAAATGTCTCTTCAGGATTGCGAAAAAGCTTTTCAGGAGAACAATTTACAACTGCTTGCGGAACAGTATAACATTAACATGGCTGATGCAGACATTTTGCAGGCCAAAATCTGGGAGCTTCCGCAATTGAGCGGACAAATCAATGCATACAATCCTGAAGACCGAAAAGTTTTTGATGTCGGTCGCGCGAAAGGAGCGCAGGTAACGCAGTTGATCTACATGGGAGGCAAGAAAAAAAACGAAATTGCTTTCGCCAAATCTAACAAAGAATTAGCACAGCTGCAGTTTTCCCAACTTCTGGTAGATTTGAGATCTCAGCTTCGTTCCACTTATTTCGATCTTTATTACGAGCAATTAAAATTGGAAAATACCAATAGGCAGCTGGGTTATATGAACGACCTGTTGGCAGCTTATAAAGTACAGTCTGCAAAAGGGAATGTCTCTCTGAAAGATGAGGTGAGGCTGCAGAGTATCGTGATTCAGCTGAATAATGATAAAGTGGGTATTAATAAAAATATTCTTGAGTTTGAGCAGATTTTAAAAATCCTGACAGGCATTACAGATGATATTGAGCCTGAGCTTTCAGATTCGGAAGCGAAAGATATTCTTGCGGCTCAGCCTTTTGGTGACGAAACCGAACTACAGAAAAAAGCACTGGAAAACAATGCAGATTATCAATATAATTTAAAATTAATAGACAATGGTAAGCTATATGCTCAATGGCAAAAATCACTAAATGTTCCGGATCTTAATCTTGGTGCAGGATGGGATCAGAATGGAGGGACTTTTAAAAATGAAGTGAATCTTTTGGTGGGGATTCCTTTACCATTATGGAAATCCAATAAAGGAAATGTTGAGAAAGCGAATTTTGCCATTCAGCAAAACCAGAGAAATGCGGATTTCCAGAAATTAAATCTTGAGACTAAAGTTCAGGCGGCTTACAAAACCTGGAAATCACAATATGACCAGCTGGCGCAAATTAAATCTGATGATCTTAATAATATGGAACTGGTATACAACGGAATGCTGAACAATTTCAGAAAAGGGAATGTGAGCCTTATCGAATTTACTGATTTCATGGACAGCTACAGAGAAACGGCTCTTCAGATCTATGATATGAAAAACGGGATCATGCAGTCGGTGGAACAATTGAATCAACTAGTACAAACGAAAATCTTCTATTAA
- a CDS encoding ATP-binding protein produces the protein MSLKRKIALNLSIAFSLLFGIVMAVIYMSFNDFRRDEFKERFRQRLEFTSHFIAKSKDFEEEAPIFFNENSDNILLNETILIFNGQKELIYSTIKDRNVTWDNALLKELDEKKIIYSEKTVPEIYAALKTINGENYYILTSAFDTNGNSKLAYLKYLLITAYVMSTLLIGFFSYYFMGQFLKPLEDLNKEISEVTAHKLTTQIPVRESNDEINVLAQSFNTMITRLDDVFQSQKDFTASASHEIRTPITRMAFQLENLIKFEKHSPETLSSLKQIQRDVYQLSDLTNSLLLLTKFDKENIQSIYEEVRIDEVIFESFEAVEKSYPKLKMDFLISEDTSEDALLTIKGVQSLLDIVFINLFKNAAVYSDDVEVDVLITETNENLIVDVISHGNTIPAEEQSKLFEAFKRGKNSQNISGSGLGLRIVKRILEYHNAQIVYTSPGDLLNKFSVIFHK, from the coding sequence ATGTCTTTAAAAAGGAAGATCGCACTTAATCTCAGTATTGCCTTTTCATTGCTTTTTGGTATTGTAATGGCAGTAATTTATATGTCTTTTAATGATTTCCGAAGAGATGAATTTAAAGAAAGATTCAGGCAGAGATTAGAGTTTACTTCACATTTTATTGCCAAATCAAAAGATTTTGAAGAAGAAGCTCCTATTTTTTTTAATGAGAATTCGGATAATATTCTTTTAAATGAAACCATTTTAATTTTTAACGGCCAAAAGGAATTAATTTACAGCACCATCAAAGATCGAAATGTTACCTGGGATAATGCTTTGCTGAAAGAACTTGATGAAAAGAAAATTATTTATTCCGAAAAAACTGTTCCTGAAATCTATGCGGCTCTCAAAACGATCAATGGCGAAAATTACTACATTCTTACCAGCGCATTCGATACCAACGGAAATTCTAAACTGGCGTACCTGAAGTACCTTTTGATTACGGCTTATGTAATGAGTACACTGCTCATCGGTTTTTTCAGTTATTATTTTATGGGGCAGTTCTTAAAGCCTTTAGAAGATCTGAACAAAGAAATTTCGGAGGTTACCGCCCATAAGCTGACGACTCAAATCCCTGTTCGTGAATCTAATGATGAAATTAATGTACTGGCACAGTCTTTCAACACCATGATCACACGACTGGATGATGTTTTTCAGTCACAAAAAGATTTTACAGCGAGTGCTTCCCATGAAATCCGGACGCCGATTACAAGAATGGCTTTTCAGCTGGAGAATTTAATTAAATTTGAGAAGCACTCTCCGGAAACCTTATCCTCCCTAAAGCAAATTCAACGCGATGTTTATCAATTGTCGGATTTAACAAATTCGCTTTTGTTGTTAACAAAATTCGATAAAGAAAATATCCAGAGTATTTATGAAGAAGTAAGAATAGATGAAGTAATTTTTGAATCTTTTGAAGCCGTGGAGAAAAGTTATCCCAAGCTTAAAATGGATTTCCTTATTTCCGAAGACACTTCCGAAGATGCCCTTTTGACAATAAAAGGGGTACAATCCCTATTAGATATTGTATTTATTAATTTATTTAAAAACGCGGCAGTCTATTCCGATGATGTGGAAGTTGATGTTCTGATTACTGAAACAAATGAGAACCTTATTGTCGATGTCATTTCCCACGGAAATACGATTCCTGCGGAGGAGCAGTCAAAATTATTTGAAGCTTTCAAACGTGGGAAAAACTCTCAGAACATCTCAGGTTCAGGACTCGGTTTAAGAATTGTCAAGAGAATTCTGGAATATCACAATGCTCAAATCGTTTATACATCTCCGGGAGATTTATTAAATAAGTTCAGTGTTATTTTCCATAAATAA
- a CDS encoding response regulator transcription factor, with protein MNILLLEDDLILSAELCKFLESNNFTCDKIYDGETFIRQIKNNTYDLYLLDINVPKINGLDVCQTIRSFDKNTPIIIISAYGDLSDKKDAFTRLADDYLVKPFQFEELLLRINSLLRRKVPSETTDQDIIRIDDLIVNKTEQKVYRGGNEIGLTLKEFQLLVYLAEAQGRTVSKQQITEHVWEHNFNTNTNTVEVYINFLRKKIDKDFKIKLIHTRSGFGYYLSPL; from the coding sequence ATGAATATTCTTTTATTGGAAGACGATCTTATTCTTTCGGCAGAGCTTTGCAAATTCCTGGAATCGAATAATTTTACATGTGATAAAATCTATGATGGGGAAACCTTTATCCGTCAGATAAAGAATAATACCTATGATCTGTATTTGCTGGATATCAATGTTCCGAAAATCAATGGGCTGGATGTTTGTCAAACCATTCGTTCTTTTGATAAAAATACTCCGATTATCATCATTTCAGCATATGGCGATCTGTCAGATAAAAAAGATGCGTTCACCCGATTGGCGGATGATTATTTGGTAAAACCTTTCCAGTTTGAGGAATTATTATTGAGGATTAATTCATTACTGAGAAGAAAAGTTCCTTCTGAAACTACCGATCAGGATATTATCAGGATTGATGATTTAATTGTTAATAAAACCGAACAAAAAGTGTATCGTGGCGGAAATGAAATCGGCCTTACCCTAAAAGAGTTTCAATTGTTGGTTTATCTTGCAGAAGCGCAGGGGAGAACAGTTTCAAAACAACAGATTACAGAGCATGTGTGGGAACATAACTTTAATACGAATACCAATACAGTAGAAGTCTACATCAACTTTTTAAGAAAAAAGATCGATAAAGATTTTAAAATTAAGCTTATTCATACACGTTCCGGTTTCGGATACTATTTAAGTCCATTATAA
- a CDS encoding HPF/RaiA family ribosome-associated protein, producing MKITVQSIGLTPHEPLESHIDKKVSKLDTFYDKIQECKVFLKVENNADKANKTAEIILAVPGDDIVVKKTTTTFEESLDLCVDTAKKLLIKKKEMA from the coding sequence ATGAAGATCACAGTACAATCAATTGGTTTAACTCCTCACGAACCACTAGAATCACACATTGACAAAAAAGTAAGCAAACTTGATACATTTTATGATAAAATTCAAGAATGTAAAGTATTCTTAAAAGTAGAGAATAATGCTGATAAAGCTAATAAAACTGCCGAGATTATTCTGGCGGTTCCGGGAGACGATATTGTAGTAAAAAAGACAACTACCACTTTTGAAGAAAGTTTAGACCTGTGCGTTGATACTGCTAAAAAGCTATTAATCAAGAAAAAAGAAATGGCATAG
- a CDS encoding tyrosine-type recombinase/integrase — protein MLDKFLDYLQFEKRYSPHTITSYKKDLEDFSHFYLKTESSDNISKADKKIIRNFIVELSGNGISKRSINRKLSSLRSFYLFLLKIGEIKVSPTESVSSLKFYAEKQIPVSKEEMQILSDNVFDQMNDILEKCIMEVLYQTGIRKAELCGMVFENVNLDGNELKIIGKGNKERVIPISGELSNLLKSYLDIRKPLTEYEHYFFVNKKGKKLSEKFVYVVVNKYLSFITTKEKRSPHILRHSFATHVLDNGAEISKVKKILGHSSLASTQVYTNANIEQLKKVFNQAHPRASKKEEL, from the coding sequence ATGCTGGATAAATTTTTAGACTATTTACAATTCGAAAAGAGGTATTCTCCTCATACGATTACAAGCTATAAGAAAGACCTGGAAGACTTTTCTCATTTCTATCTTAAAACAGAATCTTCCGACAATATTTCCAAAGCAGACAAAAAAATTATCAGAAACTTTATCGTAGAACTAAGCGGAAATGGTATTTCCAAGAGAAGTATCAATAGAAAGCTCTCTTCATTGCGTAGCTTCTATCTTTTTCTTCTTAAGATAGGTGAAATTAAAGTTTCTCCTACGGAAAGTGTTTCTTCCCTCAAATTTTATGCAGAAAAGCAAATTCCCGTCTCTAAAGAGGAAATGCAGATTCTTAGTGATAATGTATTTGATCAAATGAATGATATTTTGGAAAAATGTATTATGGAAGTATTATATCAGACAGGAATTCGTAAAGCAGAGCTTTGTGGTATGGTATTTGAAAATGTTAACTTAGACGGAAACGAATTGAAAATAATCGGAAAAGGTAATAAAGAAAGGGTAATTCCTATTTCCGGAGAGTTATCAAATTTGTTGAAAAGTTACTTAGATATCCGTAAACCATTGACTGAATATGAGCACTATTTTTTTGTCAATAAGAAAGGCAAAAAACTCTCTGAAAAATTTGTTTATGTGGTAGTTAATAAGTACCTTAGTTTTATAACAACAAAAGAAAAAAGAAGTCCTCATATCCTTCGTCACAGCTTTGCTACACACGTTTTGGACAATGGGGCGGAGATCTCCAAAGTAAAAAAAATATTAGGTCATTCCAGTCTTGCCAGTACTCAGGTCTATACGAATGCTAATATTGAACAATTGAAAAAAGTGTTTAATCAGGCTCATCCTCGAGCATCAAAAAAAGAAGAATTATGA
- the rpsU gene encoding 30S ribosomal protein S21 — protein sequence MLIIPVKDGESIDRALKKYKRKFDKTGTVRQLRARQQFIKPSVILRQARLKAAHKQRNLSKEEQA from the coding sequence ATGTTAATAATTCCAGTAAAAGACGGAGAGTCTATCGACAGAGCATTAAAAAAATATAAAAGAAAATTTGATAAAACTGGTACAGTTCGTCAACTAAGAGCTAGACAACAGTTTATTAAGCCTTCTGTAATTTTAAGACAAGCTAGATTGAAAGCTGCTCACAAGCAAAGAAATCTTAGCAAGGAAGAACAGGCTTAA
- a CDS encoding Panacea domain-containing protein: protein MAKVQNILDVSDYIIFRTKSEGEGFLSFLKLQKLLYYTQAWYLAFNNDKLFDSNFQAWIHGPVNRLLFDTYKQYKFMYSDMLISDIQGDGYKELSDDIKLHIDNVLDAYAGFSSSELERMTHEEDPWIDARKGFSDYERCEVIISDDIMKNYYAARIKK from the coding sequence ATGGCAAAAGTACAAAATATTTTAGATGTTTCCGATTACATCATCTTTCGTACGAAGTCTGAAGGTGAAGGGTTCTTGAGTTTCTTAAAATTACAAAAATTACTATATTATACCCAAGCGTGGTATCTCGCTTTTAATAACGATAAACTCTTTGATTCTAATTTTCAAGCTTGGATTCATGGTCCAGTTAATAGATTATTATTTGACACCTATAAACAATATAAATTCATGTATAGTGATATGTTAATAAGCGATATACAAGGAGATGGTTACAAAGAGCTTAGTGATGATATAAAACTCCATATTGATAATGTTTTGGATGCTTATGCTGGTTTCTCTTCTTCCGAACTAGAGCGTATGACTCACGAAGAAGACCCATGGATTGATGCTAGAAAGGGATTTTCTGATTACGAAAGATGTGAAGTTATTATTAGTGATGATATAATGAAAAACTATTATGCCGCCAGAATTAAAAAATAG